A window of Phaseolus vulgaris cultivar G19833 chromosome 4, P. vulgaris v2.0, whole genome shotgun sequence genomic DNA:
AGGTCCAGAAGAAAATGGGGAAGAAAAATAATGAAGCAACAAACGATTGAtgtaaaaaggaaaaattacCTGTCCCCATCAGTAGCAACCTTTTtgggaaaaagaaaattatcagGTAGCAAAGAACCACTCAAAAACCTTTTTTGCTGATTGTTGGCGTTTTGTTGTAATGAAGAACTTGGCCCAGAACTTTCATTTCCATAATCATGATCCAGATCTCTTGGACTGTTGTTATTAACGTCATCCTCACACATATCAAAACATCCTCTGCATAATTTACACATAAATAAGATCAAATATTCTATAATGGAAAACGCATTTTTATTTACTCAACACTAACATAATTGTAGAAAATGCTAGGAATAATTTAAATTAGACACAAAAAGAAAACTGAGCCGATAATTCAAATATACATCCCATTTGCCACATCCAAAATTTCTCTTTAATTCTtaaatagacaaaaaaaaagcaATATAAACAAGTATAGCATTCTatatttctataaataaatGGAGAACTGAATCTAAAAGAACAGTATTGCATAAACTTCTACATACATCATATAGTAAGATTTAATGAAGAATTGATATGAGAAATAAAGTGATAACACAGGCTCAGTTTGTACGTTATAACTTTTAAGTACTTTACCATAAATAGTtactaaacaaaataaaacgAACAACCTAATTTCTAATATACAACCAGCACTGCTTCAGCTTGAAATACAAGCTTCCACATAACTGGAAACATATATTATATCATAACCCAAATCTCAAACACATTGCTaacacttcaaaattcaaaaaaaaaagttgaaaggGAAAGAACGGAGAAGATAAACATACTTAAGTGCTTGAAGAGGTTTACTAGGAAATGAAGCAAGCGATCCCTCCAAATCCTGAATATTATTGAATCCATCCTAAAATAGGGCTATGATGTAAATCCAGTCCAGTATACTTAAAGAAAAGTCTATAGTTCAAAAAAACACAAGATAAAGTAAGCATTAGATCTTTTTTGGAAAATAACAGTACCTCCTTGTTCTGAGTGGGTGCACCATCTGAATGATTAGCTGTTACAGATGATAACCTCTCTGCAGGATCCCTGAAGTCATCCAATCTGTCTCTTTGCTTCTTATCCTTTTGTGGCTCATCTTCATTAGGTATGTCATCATCTTGAATCTGTTGACAACATAAAAATGTTTTACAAGAAGATAACAATGTCCAGTATTGTTTAAGTTTGCCAACtaattaaactaaataaataacaCAAAGTAGGAAGGTAAAAATACTTACAAGAGCAGCTTGACTTTTTAAATCTTCCAGGTTAAAATTCCAGGCACTGATTCCTCGAATATATTCTTTCTGTAAATGAAATAGTTGATCAAATGTAGCAGATCCTTAGATTCTTAATTATTAATCCTTAAGGTCTAAATGAAGTATGGATACAGTACAACACAACACAGACACGATAATACAGTAAAGTGACATGATGAGAAACTGTACTCATAAAATATCACCTTGCATAGACAGTGTCAGAAGCAAGCATTTAAATGCAGAACTTAAAATAAACCTACCTGAGATAACTGATCCTTATCCTCATAAAGAGCCTTGTTCTGCACCAATAAATCTGCCTCTTTAGCCTGGTACACAAGCAGGAGAAATGATAACAAAAACCCAAAcaatttatacataaaatagAGGAATTTGCAAATGAACAGCAAACCTTCAGCGTTCTAAAACGATCTCCTAAAGGAGCAAGGCCCTCTAGAATGGTGCGAGATAGATATTTGCTAGCACGTGCATGTCTAAAGAAGTGGTGCTTTAATAGCTTTTCTGAACTAGGACGCTTTTTTGGGTCTTTTACTAAGCAGGTGGCAACCAACTCCTTGAAAGCCTGAAAAGAGATGACGAAAATTTTAGATGTAAAATAAGAATACAAATAATATACGCTACAAACTACATAGTGCTTTAGTAAACACCACAAACCTTTGAAAATCTCTTATCTCTTTCATAATCAAGACCTGGAGGGGCATTCTGTAAAGTCATAAGCAAAACCTGCATCCAtaaaaataagtgaaaaaaTTCAACCATGAGCTCACAGAAAGAGACATgctattacaaagtggactttaagcctaactcaaccccataaaactcatACATAATTGCAAATATTCGAAGACAAGAAAATTACTTTCATAGGTGGATACTTGGAAAACGGGGCATGACCATGAGCAAGTTCAAGTGCTGTTATACCAAATGACCATATATCTGCTCTGTTTataggaaaaaataaaaatagagaaCCCAGCAAAGTATAGGATATCAGGGAGCAAAACAGtgacaataataaaattattaatcatGCCTACAAgggaagaaaaaaatagaaagcaCTTACTTAAAATCATATCCATGTAATTGCTGCATGACTTCGGGAGCCATCCTGTGGAAATAAAGACAATTCACTGCTTCAACAATCATTCATATGATGGTAGCCAGATGAAGAACTACAATAAACGAGGTTTAATACCAGCAAGGTGTTCCAACAAAAGTGTTTCTTGAACGTTGCCTGTCTCCAGTATCAAACATACATGCTGACACTCCAAAGTCAGCCAGTTTGACTGCACCATTAGAATCTAACAGAATATTCCCAGCCTGCATagttacaaatatttaaaaatggaGAAAAAGAACAGAAAACCAACAAACAtgaagaaaagggaaagaaaaaaacaagaaatagTTGTTAGGTTCAGCTACAGCTTTACAAGAACCATAAAAGAAGCAAACCAAAATCTCAGATTCAATGAATTAGTACCATTTAGTTTAAGATTAAGAAATATAGCTGTAAGATTCTCAATTTTCAATATCAGAAGGGTGCAtaggttttaaaaaataagaggGCAGATATTTAAAGCATCACACCTTAACATCTCTATGTATGTGACCATGGGCATGAAGATAAACAAGAGCTTTGAGAACTTCATGCAATAAAGTAGCAATAACAGGCTCTTCAAACCCCTCAGGATAGGCAGACTTCATTATATGAAGGCAAGAACCCCCTGCCATGTATGGCATTACAACCCATAGATTGTGTCCAGCAGTAAAAGAGCAATGTGCCTGTAAAAGATTTGGATGATCAATCAAGCTCATGGTCTGTACCTCTCTTCGAATGCCATCCTGCATAATTTCCAGAACTATCAATAAGAATGTATCCAACATGACAGATATGGAATATAATCACATGGATGAATACACAAATAATTATCAATCAATGAATTAGAGATTGAATTGTTGAAATTATCCTTGTATTAAAGCAAATAATGCAACCCACGTGATTCAACAGACTTAAAGAGTGAACAACATAAATTAGCACCAAACAATGTAATGAATAGTGATGGTTGAAATCATCCTTTCATAATTTCATAAGCCACTGAATTCAGTATGAAGTAACTAGCAGCACAATTTAAGTTTAATGCAAGTGATGTAAAATACGAAAATTTATATCTACATACCAGATCATTATTGCACTTCTCTAGATCGAGAACCTTGATTGCAACTATCTCGTTGAGAGGAACACAAAGAGCCCTGTATACAGAGGCACTAACGCCTTCACCAACTTCTTCATATAACTTGTAATCTTCTGCATTAAGAGGGAATCTTTTTTCCAAAACATGCTccatttttcttcttataaCATAACATCAATATGTTTATTATTAAATGCACCACCCAAAAAAAGTTGATCACGAACTAAAGTGGTGAAATCAATGTTATAATACTTCCATGTTGGTAGCATTTGCCTTTTCTCAAACCAAACTAGAAAGTGCGTCCAACAACTTTACAAAGAAGCTCTTTTATCCACAACCAGAATGCTCCTTTCAACACTGATAATGATGTAACTGATAAATGCTctcattcaattttaattagtaTTGCCAAACTTGAATTTTGAGATATCTGCCTACTTTTTATTCAGCAAGGTGTAATAAATTAAATAGGAACTATAACATATTACACAACTAAAACAGCACGAGATAAGAACCAGAGGAATCCATTCACTACTGCATGCAGATAGGTAGGTGAAGAGGGAATCACGTCAATCTCCAATATCTGCATCAGTGGTCACAATGAAAAATTTACTACTcaagaaaattaaacaattctccctacaaattaaaaaatattacagaaCAGAATTAGAAGTGAGATCCACACATCCAGCAATAATAACACAAAGATGATATCGATCATATATGCATGCATATATATGCAATGCAAGTATCATGAACTAGCAATCTAAAGCTTAAGCTACTAGGGGAAAACACAAATGGTTTTATGACATATCTCTATCATGCATCCTCAATCAAGAGCTCTTTTGGCTCAAAGCATAGATGATGCACAGGCTTACTTACCTTGTTAAATTTAACTTTTCATTAGAAGAAATTTCCCAAGATTGAGCCAGCAAAATAGATTCTAAGATTCAGGTAATCTCCTCAACATACAAGTAGAAGAAAAGTTAAAACCATCCAGCTGTACATCCATCCCTCTTTGGCAACAAATAAATGTAATTTGTTTAATGCATCCTTTGTAATGTCAGAGTCAGTAGAATTTAAACCTTCGGCAGTTCAACCACATTAGTCTTGTTAGTTGCTAAAGTACATCTCCAACTGCCAACACAATAATGCGTATGTCATGGCCAATTCCATCATACAACACACTCAAGCCTTGAAAAGCAAAGTGTTTTAGATTCAATTAACTATGATAGATCTAATAACACTTGTAAGTATACCCTCTTCCTCTCCACAAGCCACATTATTGCTATAAACTGAGCTACAAAAAATTCACCTTTCTATGTTTGTCATTATGTACCTAATCAAGGGCTGCTATTATCAATGCACAAACTTCATTCCCGTGAACATTCATTCCTCTATTCTCAAGTATCTATACACCTAGAAATCAGTAAATGGAAGAAGATTATCTATGCTTCTTTGTGTGAGTTAAAACCAACCTAATCATGGAACTCCAAACTAGTGATTCAAAGCTTGATAAGTAATTCGGTGATCACATTCCTAGAAACTCATTAATAAACACGTCAACAAATTTGAAAGCAGAAAGAAAATTAACAAGGAATTTAAGGAAAACAACATGGGGAGATTGAGGTGTGTGTGTTCATATAGAAAATTTTCTGAGATAGAAATATCATTTATCCTCAATAGTTAGGTAGGTATTGAAATTCCATGTATGTTACATATTAAAAGAAAACTAAGCCAATCAAAGCAACAAATATAGTAGGAATGGCTTAGATAAAAATGGGTGAATACGCAGCAATCCAAGCTTCTACTTTTTAGGAAATATTTGATCTAGCTAAATTTGGCCTTCTCTCTTCCCAAAGGGAGAATTTGGAGCAAAAagaatttcaaaaatataaagttttaaatttttagtaaAGAAACAGTTAAAATAATGAGCTTTTAAGAAACTGGTTTTACAGgcagttttaattttaaattaaagctCTTAGCTTCCAATCAActttaaagttgtttttatgCTCCACAAAGGTCAAAACACTAACTTCGTccatacaaatatattttttgtaaattatGTTTTCCTTGAGGGTTGGTAATAGATTCCAGTTTTGGGATGACTGTTGGGTAGAAGATTAGCTCTTGATATATGCATATCCAAATGGTTCAAGACACAAGGTGTGGACATCCTTCTTCCCAATAAATAATGTACTTCAAAAAGCTTAGTTCTCCTTCTATTTATTAAGGAGAGCAAAGAACAATTTCCTTGcacaaatttaatttaagaCTTAAGAGATCGTAAACCTCTGACCAAGTAAATTTTCCATGATTGATCCAGAAAAATAGATTCTAAGATTCAGGAAATAGCCAGCATACAAAAAGAAGCAAAACTAAAATGATCCAGCTGTGTCCATCCATTACTCCATggcaacaaataaataaatgtaatctGTGTAATTGATCCTTCGTAAAGTCAGAGTTACTAGAAGTAAACCTTTACCACTTCAACCACACACATCAATTTGCTAGTTCCTTAATCACTCCCAATTGCAAACACAGCATTGCAGTATCATGGACAATTCCAACCTACAACATAAGATTTATAGTAAAGTCTTTCCCTAATAGAATCTGCTGAACTCAAAACACTAGATACGGAATTCATTTTATTGTGTATCCTCTAGTGCTGCAATGGATTTCCAAGCAGCATATAAAATTCAACTACAAATCCCCATACCCTCCCTCTCAAAATCCTCCTCCCACAGgaaacaattggtatcagagcataaAGTACAGACAGTAGACTTCTTCCATATACAAACAACATTTCAGCATGCTTACCCGTTAACACTACAGCTTTGAAGAGCATAGTTTTTTGTTTAGATCCCATAAAAATTAGACAGATCTATTAACACATCAAAATATACCCTCTTCCTCACTCCAAGCAGAGATTACTATCAAAAAACTGAGCCACAAAAAAAATCACTGTCTTTCATTGTTTGTCATTTATTTACTTCAGCAAGACCTGTCATTATTATCGGACTTCATTTCGATGCAAAATCTATTCCACCGCTCCCAGTTCCCAAATCTCAGACGGCAGACACACACCGACTGTTGCATTAAATGAGATACACAACCCAATGACATTAAGCCATGCAAATTCCAAATTTAAGAAAGTGCTTAATAAACCTCCAAATCCAATCCCCAACTATCAAaattaaaccaaaaaaaatctttcaaagATTTTCAACATTCATCAGTCAGCAACTACGAAATTCAACaaacaaaaacaacccacaggCATTTGATCAACGCAAATTCACTGATAAAAGCAAGAACAAACAGCATCGCCAACACATAAAAAAGGAAAcataaacaaaacaaacaaaaaaactaCAAAGAAAACAGAATTCCCAGTTAGTCAATGATCGGCAAAAAAAAGGAGCATTCAAGAGTGGTAAACTGCACATTAAGCAGAGAAAAGAAAGGTGAATTGAAATTAGAGTTGAGAATTGACGAACCTAGGGTTTCCGTCGGAAGAAGAATAAGCGTTTACTTGAATCTGACCAAGTCAGAATTAGCACAAGAACAAATGAGAAATCGAAACGACACCGATTCAGCAAAAATTCAATTGCTCCTCTGATCAACCAAACGAA
This region includes:
- the LOC137836732 gene encoding serine/threonine-protein kinase BLUS1, with amino-acid sequence MEHVLEKRFPLNAEDYKLYEEVGEGVSASVYRALCVPLNEIVAIKVLDLEKCNNDLDGIRREVQTMSLIDHPNLLQAHCSFTAGHNLWVVMPYMAGGSCLHIMKSAYPEGFEEPVIATLLHEVLKALVYLHAHGHIHRDVKAGNILLDSNGAVKLADFGVSACMFDTGDRQRSRNTFVGTPCWMAPEVMQQLHGYDFKADIWSFGITALELAHGHAPFSKYPPMKVLLMTLQNAPPGLDYERDKRFSKAFKELVATCLVKDPKKRPSSEKLLKHHFFRHARASKYLSRTILEGLAPLGDRFRTLKAKEADLLVQNKALYEDKDQLSQKEYIRGISAWNFNLEDLKSQAALIQDDDIPNEDEPQKDKKQRDRLDDFRDPAERLSSVTANHSDGAPTQNKEDGFNNIQDLEGSLASFPSKPLQALKGCFDMCEDDVNNNSPRDLDHDYGNESSGPSSSLQQNANNQQKRFLSGSLLPDNFLFPKKVATDGDRDYLQTKYSSERNHSGPLQYRQKRDTNNLPLVDDTSDGAFVQRRGRFKVTSADLSPMGPSNSATGPVVSPTSPPNQNFMAGTILPSLQCILQQNGLQREEIIKLIKYAEQSSGKNAESVEAGAVDSLQVPATTRERDLHFQVIQLQQSIGSLVEELQRQKMKNVQLEKQLSSINNKVEK